The following are from one region of the Aspergillus chevalieri M1 DNA, chromosome 1, nearly complete sequence genome:
- a CDS encoding bZIP transcription factor (COG:S;~EggNog:ENOG410PQBQ;~InterPro:IPR021833;~PFAM:PF11905) has protein sequence MNGHNPPLHDKQIALQSFTQRVGAWPDDDWSGVTDPKQRRKLQNRLNQRARRLRNKRDGETQQSSSAALDAAHPGEMSPTNTVITATSSPSLLREIDNVHILHQDFPETKVMMQRLETIAHYMLGSPRTDLLLHLTQLNFTRALMENTRILGLTSDTLHDDAISPFNTAGPWQYDFEYGLPSTLQPTMVQRSIEHHPWLDLIPVPQMRDNLICDGEWYDEAQLCLDMKGSGSVRDGGAGIIVWRDPWDPAGWEVTEAFAHSWGWVIWNCYELFQSTNHWRAKRNEDPLFRT, from the exons ATGAATGGCCACAATCCTCCGTTACATGACAAACAGATTGCTTTACAGTCGTTTACGCAGCGCGTTGGTGCTTGGCCGGATGACGATTGGTCCGGCGTTACCGATCCAAAACAGCGCCGTAAGCTGCAGAATCGTTTGAACCAAAGAGCTCGAC GGTTACGGAACAAACGCGATGGTGAGACGCAGCAGTCCTCGTCAGCGGCACTTGATGCTGCTCACCCGGGTGAGATGTCGCCAACGAATACCGTTATTACCGCAACATCCTCGCCTAGCCTGTTGCGGGAAATTGATAATGTGCATATCCTACATCAAGACTTTCCAGAGACCAAAGTGATGATGCAACGTCTGGAGACCATAGCACACTATATGCTTGGTTCTCCACGTACCGACCTTCTACTTCACCTTACCCAGCTCAATTTTACCCGAGCACTTATGGAGAACACTAGAATTTTGGGACTCACCTCGGACACACTACACGACGATGCCATCTCCCCGTTCAATACCGCTGGACCATGGCAATATGACTTCGAATATGGCCTTCCTTCCACTCTTCAGCCCACCATGGTCCAGCGTTCTATAGAACACCATCCATGGTTGGACCTGATTCCTGTTCCGCAAATGAGAGATAATTTGATCTGTGATGGGGAGTGGTACGATGAAGCACAACTATGTCTTGACATGAAGGGGAGTGGAAGCGTGCGCGATGGAGGGGCAGGTATCATTGTCTGGAGGGATCCTTGGGATCCAGCGGGGTGGGAGGTCACGGAGGCATTTGCCCACTCTTGGGGTTGGGTCATTTGGAACTGCTACGAACTCTTCCAATCTACAAATCACTGGCGAGCAAAGCGGAATGAGGACCCATTGTTTCGTACGTGA
- a CDS encoding DUF3632 domain-containing protein (COG:S;~EggNog:ENOG410PS59;~InterPro:IPR022085;~PFAM:PF12311) translates to MPHPPEYIEFLKSMENSKQYQILNNLVNSPEASVDNALDQITDLTLSALAPSDDENFTPENVDYILSFTLMMLVQRLEPTKHSKLVQFLYGLQKRIVTDPATGEPLTVGPTKRVLWTDLPSFGYTELESWDECGGEYKDPETPNLKGEQRQRWINENAFIAQFTQAADISYEPPLDQNDNIHPIDRSHRALRVFKLALENDDIPMPTLAKTAAMEAACIWFIHAAARVWDNVRYGRTYDPEEFGTGPGCKRFAARGWKGYEQDRWEVWGERLREARGVCGDERMRGLIDEALGCMSRVMDK, encoded by the exons ATGCCGCATCCCCCGGAATACATCGAATTCCTCAAATCAATGGAAAACTCCAAACAATATCAAATCCTCAATAACCTCGTCAACAGCCCTGAAGCAAGCGTCGATAATGCACTGGACCAAATTACTGATCTGACATTATCTGCACTTGCACCCTCTGATGATGAAAACTTTACACCCGAAAACGTCGACTATATTCTCTCCTTCACCCTAATGATGCTTGTCCAGCGCCTGGAGCCAACCAAGCACAGCAAACTCGTCCAATTTCTCTATGGACTTCAAAAGCGCATAGTGACAGATCCAGCGACTGGCGAGCCACTTACAGTAGGACCTACCAAGAGAGTTCTCTGGACGGATCTGCCTTCATTTGGATACACTGAGTTGGAAAGCTGGGACGAGTGTGGGGGTGAATATAAAG ACCCCGAAACCCCCAACCTAAAAGGTGAACAAAGACAGCGTTGGATCAACGAAAACGCCTTCATCGCCCAATTCACCCAAGCCGCCGATATCAGCTACGAACCCCCCTTAGACCAGAACGATAACATCCATCCCATCGACAGATCCCACCGGGCACTCCGAGTATTCAAGCTCGCCCTTGAAAATGACGATATCCCCATGCCAACACTCGCCAAGACGGCTGCCATGGAGGCTGCGTGTATCTGGTTCATCCACGCCGCGGCCCGGGTGTGGGATAATGTCCGATATGGTCGTACTTATGATCCTGAGGAGTTTGGGACTGGGCCCGGTTGTAAGAGGTTCGCGGCTCGGGGGTGGAAAGGGTATGAGCAGGATCGATGGGAGGTCTGGGGGGAGAGGTTGCGGGAGGCGAGAGGGGTTTGTGGGGATGAGAGGATGAGAGGGTTGATTGATGAGGCTTTGGGGTGTATGAGCCGGGTGATGGATAAATAG
- a CDS encoding putative extracellular guanyl-specific ribonuclease (COG:S;~EggNog:ENOG410Q2K1;~InterPro:IPR016191;~go_function: GO:0003723 - RNA binding [Evidence IEA];~go_function: GO:0004540 - ribonuclease activity [Evidence IEA]): MVCIIIINNNNNNNNQSINCHKNRKFSHHYISRTPSIKMLFNNKTLFLYGLIAVASASPVPQAVTKEELSNIAQEVTSSSASITTTPPTLDTRDLETRGSKKKVTSFNCNGVKLEKNDVGSAVAKMKGAKDRTIGNYPHEFKNGENTFAGVSKKLREFPIIQGGTFNGVGPGPYRAVTDYNNAFVGVMWEKAVGAKMTKCTPVTETTTAAPQKTTAAKKDDKKDDKKDDKKDDKKDDKKDDKKDDKKDDKKDDKKDDKKDDKKDDKKDSKTGKSGKSGKTH; encoded by the exons ATGGtttgcatcatcatcatcaacaacaacaacaacaacaacaatcaatcaatcaattgtCACAAGAACCGAAAGTTCTCTCATCACTACATTTCGAGAACCCCATCAATCAAAATGCTCTTCAACAACAAGACCCTTTTCCTATACGGCCTCATTGCCGTCGCATCCGCTTCCCCAGTCCCTCAAGCTGTAACCAAGGAAGAACTGAGCAACATTGCCCAAGAAgtcaccagcagcagcgccagcatCACCACTACCCCTCCTACGCTCGACACCCGTGACCTCGAAACCCGCGGGAGCAAGAAGAAAGTCACAAGCTTCAACTGCAATGGCGTCAAACTGGAAAAGAACGATGTTGGCAGCGCGGTAGCGAAGATGAAGGGTGCCAAGGATAGGACTATTGGCAACTATCCGCACGAGTTCAAGAACGGCGAAAACACCTTTGCCGGGGTTAGCAAGAAGCTGCGTGAGTTCCCGATTATTCAGGGCGGAACGTTCAATGGTG TTGGTCCTGGCCCATACCGCGCTGTCACGGACTATAATAACGCCTTTGTTGGTGTTATGTGGGAGAAGGCAGTCGGAGCTAAGATGACGAAGTGCACCCCTGTGACTGAGACGACTACTGCTGCCCCCCAGAAGACAACTGCTGCTAAGAAGGACGATAAGAAGGACGATAAGAAGGATGATAAGAAGGACGATAAGAAGGACGATAAGAAGGACGATAAGAAGGATGATAAGAAGGACGATAAGAAGGACGATAAGAAGGACGATAAGAAGGACGATAAGAAGGACGATAAGAAGGACAGTAAGACCGGCAAGAGTGGAAAGTCTGGAAAGACGCACTAA
- a CDS encoding uncharacterized protein (COG:C;~EggNog:ENOG410PJ9A;~InterPro:IPR023210,IPR036812;~PFAM:PF00248) produces the protein MSAFALAPKPASLLGYHRVLAPTAGIREDFMGECSKPQSFAILDAFYKLGGNFLDTANNYQNEESEVWLGEWMKERGNRDQLVIATKYTTGFRNSHRDSEPLQSNFVGNSVKSMRISVEHSLKKLQTDYIDLLYVHWWDFTTSVEEVMRGLNALVVSGKVLYLGISNTPAWIVVKANDYARANGFCPFSVYQGKWNAGFRDFEREIIPMCRDQGMAIAPWAPLGQGKFKTAEARSSGEAGSARASNMSDGDIKISEALEAIAKKKNTSLHAIALAYVLHKTPYAFPIIGQRKLEQLEANVDALSVALSDEDLVEIESAAPFDMGFPMNFIFRNNRSNNTAADVFLTQVSAHIDAPPHPSPVRPR, from the exons ATGTCTGCTTTTGCCCTCGCACCAAAGCCAGCCAGCTTGCTCGGCTATCACCGTGTGCTAGCGCCCACTGCTGGCATAAG GGAAGATTTTATGGGTGAATGCAGCAAGCCGCAATCCTTTGCGATCCTTGATGCCTTCTATAAACTCGGTGGTAATTTCCTTGACAC GGCGAATAACTATCAGAATGAGGAGTCCGAGGTTTGGCTGGGGGAGTGGATGAAAGAACGAGGTAACCGCGATCAATTAGT CATCGCAACGAAATACACGACTGGATTCCGCAACTCCCATCGTGATAGTGAACCGCTCCAATCCAACTTCGTGGGCAATTCGGTGAAAAGCATGCGCATCTCGGTCGAACACAGTCTCAAGAAACTCCAGACAGACTACATCGACTTGCTATACGTGCACTGGTGGGACTTCACCACGTCCGTTGAAGAGGTCATGCGTGGCCTAAACGCTCTCGTTGTCTCGGGGAAGGTGCTCTATCTCGGAATCTCGAACACTCCGGCTTGGATTGTTGTGAAAGCAAACGATTATGCGCGGGCCAATGGGTTCTGCCCGTTCTCCGTGTACCAAGGGAAGTGGAATGCCGGCTTCAGAGATTTTGAAAGAGAGATCATTCCAATGTGCCGTGACCAGGGAATGGCAATTGCGCCATGGGCTCCCCTGGGACAAGGCAAGTTCAAGACTGCGGAAGCCCGTAGCAGCGGTGAAGCAGGCAGCGCAAGGGCATCCAATATGAGCGACGGCGACATCAAGATCTCGGAGGCACTGGAGGCAAttgccaagaagaagaacactAGTCTTCATGCCATC GCGCTCGCATATGTCTTACACAAAACGCCATATGCCTTCCCTATTATCGGGCAGCGAAAATTAGAACAACTGGAAGCCAACGTCGACGCCTTGAGCGTGGCACTCTCTGATGAAGATCTCGTTGAGATTGAGAGCGCAGCTCCCTTTGACATGGGATTCCCGATGAACTTCATCTTCCGAAATAACCGTTCGAACAATACTGCCGCAGACGTCTTTCTGACTCAAGTATCTGCTCACATTGACGCGCCACCACACCCTTCGCCGGTCAGGCCTCGTTAA